A window of the Gossypium arboreum isolate Shixiya-1 chromosome 2, ASM2569848v2, whole genome shotgun sequence genome harbors these coding sequences:
- the LOC108462140 gene encoding zinc finger CCCH domain-containing protein 11-like, which yields MPPKQASKADLAKKQKIIEDKTFGLKNKNKSKNVQKYVQNLKQSVQPKPDPSKTAQKKKKEEEKAKEKEVNDLFKIAVTQPKVPVGVDPKSILCEFYKAGQCVKGFKCKFSHDLNVQRKGEKIDIYSDKRDQGTMEDWDQATLEKVVESKGKEYQQNKPTDIVCKYFLEAVEKKQYGWFWVCPNGGKDCHYRHALPPGYVLKSQMKALIEEESEKTPIEDEIENQRAKLKTSTPMTPELFMEWKKKKIAERDEGLAAQRAERAKNDRMSGRELFLSDASLFVDDAEAYEKYQREEEFDAPENKANSDSAAPTGPSTASVPEDDDDELDIDELNELEASLSKTSIQIQEPSAET from the exons ATGCCGCCCAAGCAAGCCTCGAAAGCAGATTTAGCGAAGAAGCAGAAGATCATAGAGGACAAGACCTTCGGTCTTAAGAACAAGAATAAGAGCAAAAATGTTCAAAAATACGTCCAAAATCTTAAGCAATCCGTACAACCGAAACCTGATCCGAGTAAAACTGCTCAAAAG AAAAAGAAAGAGGAAGAGAAGGCCAAGGAGAAGGAGGTGAATGACTTGTTCAAGATTGCTGTTACTCAACCCAAAGTGCCTGTTG GTGTTGATCCCAAGTCAATATTGTGTGAATTCTATAAAGCCGGACAGTGTGTCAAAGGTTTTAAATGCAAGTTCTCACATGACCTGAATGTGCAGAGGAAAGGCGAGAAAATTGACATTTACAGTGATAAGCGTGACCAAG GAACAATGGAGGACTGGGATCAAGCAACATTGGAGAAGGTTGTGGAGTCAAAGGGGAAGGAGTATCAGCAGAACAAGCCTACTGATATT GTTTGTAAATACTTTTTAGAAGCTGTGGAAAAGAAACAATATGGTTGGTTTTGGGTTTGCCCAAACGGTGGTAAAGATTGTCATTACAGGCATGCTCTTCCACCAGGATATGTCCTAAAGTCACAGATGAAGGCTCTGATAGAGGAAGAGAGTGAAAAAACACCAATCgaggatgagattgaaaatcag CGTGCCAAACTAAAAACTTCAACACCTATGACTCCTGAGCTgtttatggaatggaagaagaagaagattgcAGAAAGAGATGAAGGTTTGGCTGCACAGAGAGCAGAAAGGGCCAAGAATGACCGCATGAG TGGTCGTGAACTGTTTCTGTCAGACGCTAGTTTATTTGTGGATGATGCTGAGGCATATGAGAAATACCAGAGAGAGGAAGAATTTGATGCTCCAGAAAATAAG GCAAATAGTGATTCAGCAGCTCCTACTGGACCAAGTACCGCCAGTGTTCCAGAAGATGATGACGATGAATTGGACATCGATGAATTAAATGAACTAGAAGCAAGCTTATCGAAAACATCAATTCAAATTCAGGAGCCTTCTGCAGAAACTTAA
- the LOC108467100 gene encoding LOW QUALITY PROTEIN: 60S ribosomal protein L4 (The sequence of the model RefSeq protein was modified relative to this genomic sequence to represent the inferred CDS: inserted 3 bases in 3 codons) → MSAAARPLVSVQTLESDMATDATXTVPLADVMKASIRPDIVTFVHDNISXNSRQPYAVSKKXGHQTSAESWGTGRAVSRIPRVPGGGTHRAGQGAFGNMCRGGRMFAPTKIWRRWHRKINVNQKRYAVASAIAASAVPSLVMARGHRIESVPEMPLVISDSVESVEKTSAAIKVLKQVGAYPDVEKAKDSQGIRPGKGKMRNRRYISRKGPLIVYGTEGSKLVKAFRNIPGVEVANVERLNLLKLAPGGHLGRFIIWTKSAYEKLDSVYGSFEKPSEKKKGYVLPRSKMVNADLGRIINSDEVQSVVKPIKKEIKRAPLKKNPLKNLNAMLKLNPYAKTARRMSLLAEAQRVKAKKEKLDKKRKPISKEEATAIKSAGKAWYQTMISDSDYTEFENFSKWLGVSQ, encoded by the exons ATGTCGGCCGCCGCCCGTCCTCTGGTCTCCGTCCAAACCCTAGAATCCGATATGGCCACTGACGCTA CCACTGTTCCCCTCGCCGATGTTATGAAAGCCTCTATCCGACCGGACATTGTCACCTTCGTCCACGACAACATCT AAAACAGCCGCCAACCCTACGCCGTCTCCAAAA CCGGTCACCAAACCTCCGCCGAGTCCTGGGGTACTGGACGTGCCGTCTCGCGTATCCCTCGTGTTCCGGGCGGTGGTACTCACCGTGCCGGTCAAGGTGCTTTCGGAAACATGTGTCGTGGTGGTCGTATGTTTGCTCCGACCAAGATCTGGCGCCGTTGGCACAGGAAAATCAACGTTAACCAGAAGCGTTATGCTGTTGCTTCCGCCATTGCTGCTTCTGCTGTCCCATCCCTCGTCATGGCACGTGGTCACCGCATCGAGTCTGTACCGGAGATGCCTTTGGTCATATCTGACTCCGTGGAGAGCGTGGAGAAAACCTCGGCTGCAATTAAGGTTTTGAAACAGGTCGGAGCATATCCGGATGTGGAAAAGGCTAAGGACAGTCAAGGAATCCGACCCGGAAAAGGGAAAATGAGGAACCGGAGGTACATTTCTCGTAAAGGTCCTTTGATTGTTTATGGAACCGAGGGGTCAAAGCTCGTTAAGGCCTTCAGGAACATTCCTGGAGTTGAGGTTGCCAATGTGGAGAGGCTTAATCTTTTGAAACTCGCCCCTGGTGGACACCTTGGGCGATTCATTATTTGGACCAAATCAGCTTACGAGAAGCTTGACTCAGTTTATGGATCATTCGAGAAGCCATCAGAGAAGAAGAAAGGGTATGTTTTGCCTCGTTCTAAGATGGTGAATGCTGATTTGGGTAGGATCATTAACTCCGATGAGGTGCAATCAGTGGTGAAGCCTATTAAGAAGGAGATCAAAAGGGCACCTTTGAAGAAGAATCCATTGAAGAACTTGAATGCTATGCTGAAGTTGAACCCTTATGCTAAGACTGCTAGGAGGATGTCTCTTTTGGCTGAGGCACAACGCGTTAAGGCTAAGAAGGAGAAGCTTGACAAGAAGAGGAAGCCCATTTCTAAG GAGGAGGCAACCGCAATCAAGTCGGCAGGCAAAGCATGGTATCAAACTATGATCTCAGACAGTGATTACACCGAGTTCGAGAACTTCTCAAAATGGTTGGGCGTATCTCAGTAA